From Streptomyces cyaneogriseus subsp. noncyanogenus, the proteins below share one genomic window:
- a CDS encoding ATP-binding protein, with amino-acid sequence MDGAAVAATGEAPVTTPVRGSVDSAASARAYARSVVRAEWDAAGREAREQDVIDLQLVVSELVTNAIRHGGGLAGFEAWATSDGVRIAVHDHSEVIPEAALDATAPLPVTHRGSGYGWPLIVRLTREVAVDRRPEGGKTISVLVPIRPAEPA; translated from the coding sequence ATGGACGGGGCCGCAGTGGCGGCGACCGGCGAGGCGCCGGTGACGACCCCGGTACGGGGCTCGGTGGACAGTGCGGCGAGCGCCCGGGCCTACGCCCGCTCCGTGGTCCGCGCGGAATGGGACGCCGCGGGCCGCGAGGCACGGGAGCAGGACGTCATCGACCTGCAGCTCGTCGTATCGGAACTGGTCACCAACGCGATCCGGCACGGCGGCGGACTGGCCGGCTTCGAGGCGTGGGCCACCTCCGACGGCGTACGGATCGCCGTGCACGACCACAGCGAGGTCATCCCGGAAGCCGCGCTCGATGCCACCGCCCCGCTCCCCGTCACCCACCGCGGCAGCGGATACGGCTGGCCGCTCATCGTCCGCCTGACGCGGGAGGTCGCCGTCGACCGGCGCCCCGAGGGCGGCAAGACCATCAGTGTGCTCGTGCCGATCCGTCCCGCCGAGCCTGCCTGA
- a CDS encoding DUF4190 domain-containing protein → MTGYGSSPAASAGSRTNGLAIASLICGIVGLLIFNVILGPIAIILGAVGMRQAPAKGGAGMAKAGIVLGVIDLVLFFVLWAVAASNGGVSWYVGG, encoded by the coding sequence ATGACGGGTTACGGCAGTTCCCCTGCCGCCTCCGCCGGTTCGCGCACCAACGGTCTGGCCATCGCCAGCCTGATCTGCGGGATCGTCGGACTGCTCATTTTCAACGTGATACTCGGACCGATCGCCATCATCCTGGGTGCCGTCGGCATGCGGCAGGCACCGGCCAAGGGCGGCGCGGGCATGGCCAAGGCCGGGATCGTGCTCGGCGTCATCGATCTGGTCCTGTTCTTCGTCCTCTGGGCGGTGGCCGCCTCCAACGGCGGTGTCTCCTGGTACGTGGGCGGCTGA
- the treS gene encoding maltose alpha-D-glucosyltransferase: MTVNEPVPDTFEDTPAKDRDPEWFKRAVFYEVLVRSFQDSNGDGVGDLKGLTAKLDYLQWLGVDCLWLPPFFKSPLRDGGYDVSDYTAVLPEFGNLADFVEFVDAAHQRGMRVIIDFVMNHTSDQHPWFQESRKDPDGPYGDYYMWADDDKQYQDARIIFVDTETSNWTYDPVRGQYYFHRFFSHQPDLNYENPAVQEEILAALRFWLDLGVDGYRLDAVPYLYAAEGTNCENLPATHEFLKRVRREIDALYPDTVLLAEANQWPEDVVDYFGDYSSGGDECHMAFHFPVMPRIFMAVRRESRYPVSEILAKTPAIPSGCQWGIFLRNHDELTLEMVTDEERDYMWAEYAKDPRMRANIGIRRRLAPLLDNDRHTIELFSALLLSLPGSPIIYYGDEIGMGDNIWLGDRDAVRTPMQWTPDRNAGFSTCDPGRLTLPTIMDPVYGYQVTNVEASMASPSSLLHWTRRMIEIRKQNPAFGLGSYTELPSSNPAVLAFLREYEDDLVLCVNNFARFAQPTELDLRRFAGRHPVELFGGVRFPAIGELPYLLTLGGHGFYWFRLTRVASRIGRRL, from the coding sequence GCGACCCCGAGTGGTTCAAGCGCGCCGTCTTCTACGAGGTCCTCGTCCGCTCCTTCCAGGACAGCAACGGCGACGGCGTCGGCGACCTCAAGGGCCTGACCGCCAAGCTCGACTATCTGCAATGGCTCGGCGTCGACTGCCTCTGGCTGCCGCCCTTCTTCAAGTCGCCGCTGCGCGACGGCGGCTACGACGTCTCCGACTACACCGCCGTGCTGCCCGAGTTCGGCAATCTCGCCGACTTCGTGGAGTTCGTGGACGCCGCCCACCAGCGCGGCATGCGCGTGATCATCGACTTCGTCATGAACCACACCAGCGACCAGCACCCGTGGTTCCAGGAGTCCCGCAAGGACCCCGACGGCCCCTACGGCGACTACTACATGTGGGCCGACGACGACAAGCAGTACCAGGACGCCCGGATCATCTTCGTCGACACCGAGACCTCCAACTGGACCTACGACCCGGTGCGGGGCCAGTACTACTTCCACCGGTTCTTCTCCCACCAGCCGGATCTCAACTACGAGAACCCGGCCGTGCAGGAGGAGATCCTCGCCGCGCTCCGCTTCTGGCTCGACCTGGGCGTCGACGGCTACCGGCTGGACGCCGTGCCCTATCTGTACGCGGCCGAGGGCACCAACTGCGAGAACCTGCCCGCCACGCACGAGTTCCTCAAACGGGTGCGCCGCGAGATCGACGCGCTCTACCCGGACACCGTGCTGCTGGCGGAGGCCAACCAGTGGCCCGAGGACGTCGTCGACTACTTCGGCGACTACTCCTCCGGCGGCGACGAGTGCCACATGGCCTTCCACTTCCCGGTCATGCCGCGCATCTTCATGGCCGTACGGCGTGAGTCGCGCTACCCGGTCTCCGAGATCCTGGCCAAGACCCCGGCCATCCCCTCGGGCTGCCAGTGGGGCATCTTCCTGCGCAACCACGACGAGCTGACCCTGGAGATGGTCACCGACGAAGAGCGCGACTACATGTGGGCCGAGTACGCCAAGGACCCCCGCATGCGCGCCAACATCGGCATCCGCCGCCGCCTTGCCCCCCTGCTCGACAACGACCGCCACACCATCGAGCTGTTCTCCGCCCTGCTGCTCTCCCTGCCCGGCTCGCCGATCATCTACTACGGCGACGAGATCGGCATGGGCGACAACATCTGGCTCGGCGACCGCGACGCCGTCCGCACCCCCATGCAGTGGACACCCGACCGCAACGCGGGTTTCTCCACCTGCGACCCGGGCCGGCTCACCCTGCCCACGATCATGGATCCGGTCTACGGCTACCAGGTCACCAACGTCGAGGCGTCGATGGCCTCGCCGTCCTCGCTGCTGCACTGGACCCGCCGGATGATCGAGATCCGCAAGCAGAACCCGGCCTTCGGTCTCGGCTCCTACACGGAACTGCCCTCCTCCAACCCCGCGGTCCTCGCCTTCCTGCGGGAGTACGAGGACGACCTGGTGCTGTGCGTGAACAACTTCGCGCGGTTCGCGCAGCCCACCGAACTCGACCTGCGCCGGTTCGCCGGGCGCCACCCGGTCGAGCTGTTCGGCGGAGTCCGTTTCCCCGCCATCGGCGAACTGCCGTACCTGCTGACCCTCGGGGGACACGGCTTCTACTGGTTCCGGCTCACCCGAGTCGCATCCCGCATCGGCCGCCGGCTGTGA
- the glgB gene encoding 1,4-alpha-glucan branching enzyme: MALRDTSLPEPSGPVPVASGPAGAAPALDPSDRGRLLAGAHHDPHALLGAHPVPGGIAFRALRPFARAVSVAVGGERHPLVPEGDGLFSGVLPLKSVPEYTLVVAYEDAEYEVHDPYRFLPALGEFDLHLIGEGRHEQLWKALGAEPMSHQGVAGTRFTVWAPNARGVRVAGDFTYWDGTAFPMRSLGASGVWELFLPGVGEGARYKFEITSQYGHRFLKADPMARLAEEPPNTASVVTASAYEWGDQEWMRHRGDTPVHRAPFSVYEVHLPSWRPGLSYRQLAEELPAYVKDLGFTHVELMPVAEHPYGPSWGYQVTSYYAPTARLGSPDDFKYLVDSLHRAGIGVIMDWVPAHFPKDDWALARFDGDPLYEPGDSRRAEHPDWGTYTFDFARTEVRNFLVANAVYWCEEFHIDGLRVDAVASMLYLDYSRDSGQWEPNVYGGREDLAAMAFLQEMNATVYRRCPGVVTIAEESTAWGGVTRPTDTGGLGFGFKWNMGWMHDSLEYVSHEPVHRKYHHHEMTFSMVYAYSENYVLPISHDEVVHGKQALVSKMPGDWWQRRANVRAYLGFMWAHPGKQLLFMGQEFAQGAEWSEKHGPEWWLLDEGYHSAGDHRGVQDLVRDLNARYRATPALWQRDTDPGGFRWVAVDAAEDNVFAFLRFDAEGAPLLAVSNFSPVVRHDYRLAVGDDAVAWQEVLNTDAARYGGGDVINPGPLKPEEGDLRLTLPPLATVWMVPCLL, from the coding sequence GTGGCCCTGCGCGACACCTCGCTCCCCGAGCCGTCCGGTCCCGTCCCCGTGGCCTCCGGGCCGGCCGGGGCCGCCCCCGCCCTGGACCCGTCCGACCGTGGGCGCCTGCTGGCGGGCGCCCACCACGATCCGCACGCCCTGCTCGGTGCCCATCCGGTGCCCGGCGGGATCGCCTTCCGGGCGCTGCGCCCCTTCGCCCGGGCGGTGAGCGTGGCCGTCGGCGGCGAGCGGCATCCCCTCGTCCCGGAGGGGGACGGGCTGTTCTCGGGCGTCCTGCCGCTGAAGTCGGTCCCCGAGTACACCCTGGTGGTGGCGTACGAGGACGCCGAGTACGAGGTGCACGACCCGTACCGGTTCCTGCCCGCCCTCGGCGAGTTCGACCTGCATCTGATCGGCGAAGGGCGGCACGAGCAACTGTGGAAGGCGCTCGGCGCCGAGCCGATGAGCCACCAGGGCGTGGCCGGCACCCGCTTCACGGTGTGGGCGCCGAACGCACGCGGGGTGCGGGTCGCCGGGGACTTCACCTACTGGGACGGGACCGCCTTCCCGATGCGGTCCCTCGGGGCGTCCGGCGTGTGGGAGCTGTTCCTGCCCGGCGTCGGCGAGGGCGCCCGGTACAAGTTCGAGATCACCTCCCAGTACGGGCACCGGTTCCTCAAGGCCGACCCGATGGCGCGCCTGGCCGAGGAGCCGCCGAACACCGCGTCGGTGGTGACGGCGTCGGCTTACGAGTGGGGCGACCAGGAGTGGATGCGGCACCGGGGTGACACGCCCGTGCACCGGGCCCCGTTCTCGGTGTACGAGGTCCACCTGCCGTCCTGGCGTCCGGGGCTGTCGTACCGGCAGCTCGCCGAGGAGCTGCCCGCGTACGTCAAGGACCTCGGCTTCACCCACGTCGAGCTGATGCCGGTCGCCGAGCACCCCTACGGCCCGTCCTGGGGCTATCAGGTGACGTCGTACTACGCGCCCACCGCCCGGCTCGGCTCGCCGGACGACTTCAAGTACCTGGTCGACTCCCTCCACCGGGCCGGCATCGGCGTGATCATGGACTGGGTGCCAGCGCACTTCCCGAAGGACGACTGGGCGCTGGCCCGGTTCGACGGGGACCCGCTGTACGAGCCCGGGGACTCCCGGCGCGCGGAGCACCCGGACTGGGGGACGTACACGTTCGACTTCGCCCGCACGGAGGTGCGCAACTTCCTCGTGGCGAACGCGGTGTACTGGTGCGAGGAGTTCCACATCGACGGGCTGCGGGTCGACGCGGTCGCCTCGATGCTCTACCTGGACTACTCGCGGGACTCCGGCCAGTGGGAGCCCAACGTGTACGGCGGCCGGGAGGACCTGGCGGCGATGGCGTTCCTCCAGGAGATGAACGCCACCGTCTACCGGCGGTGCCCCGGCGTGGTGACCATCGCCGAGGAGTCCACCGCGTGGGGCGGGGTGACCCGGCCCACCGACACCGGCGGCCTCGGCTTCGGTTTCAAGTGGAACATGGGCTGGATGCACGACTCGCTGGAGTACGTCTCCCACGAGCCGGTGCACCGCAAGTACCACCACCACGAGATGACCTTCTCGATGGTGTACGCCTACAGCGAGAACTACGTCCTGCCGATCTCCCACGACGAGGTGGTGCACGGCAAGCAGGCACTGGTCTCCAAGATGCCGGGCGACTGGTGGCAGCGGCGCGCCAACGTCCGCGCCTACCTCGGCTTCATGTGGGCCCACCCCGGCAAGCAGCTCCTCTTCATGGGGCAGGAGTTCGCCCAGGGGGCCGAGTGGTCGGAGAAGCACGGCCCGGAGTGGTGGCTGCTGGACGAGGGCTACCACTCGGCGGGCGACCACCGCGGGGTCCAGGACCTGGTGCGCGATCTGAACGCCCGCTACCGCGCCACCCCCGCGCTGTGGCAGCGCGACACCGATCCCGGCGGCTTCCGCTGGGTCGCGGTGGACGCCGCCGAGGACAACGTCTTCGCGTTCCTGCGCTTCGACGCCGAGGGCGCGCCGCTGCTGGCGGTGTCCAACTTCTCCCCCGTCGTCCGCCACGACTACCGGCTCGCCGTGGGCGACGACGCCGTCGCCTGGCAGGAGGTCCTCAACACCGACGCCGCCCGCTACGGCGGGGGCGACGTGATCAACCCGGGACCGCTCAAGCCGGAGGAGGGTGACCTGCGGCTCACGCTGCCGCCGCTGGCCACGGTGTGGATGGTGCCCTGCCTTCTGTGA
- a CDS encoding glutamate--cysteine ligase 2, with protein sequence MRTVGVEEELLLVDPETGEPRAMSAAVLARAAQDPAERDVFEKELHDQMLEFATHPQADMKRLHAEIVRCREEAARHAGGIGCAVAALATSPLPVTPAVGMGRRYQWMADQYGVVVHEQLVLGCHVHVSVESDEEGVAVIDRVRPWLPVLAALSTNSPFWQGKDSRYSSYRSRVWQRWPSAGPTELFGSAERYHRRVADMVATGTILDEAMIYFDVRLSQRYPTVEFRVADVCLHSDTAALIATLARALVETAAREWREGREPADPSVSLLRLAAWRAARSGLTEELLHPATMRRMPAETVVRALLEHVGKALEASGDYDRAHESVAELLRNGNGARVQRELLERTGSLRDVVTECVRRTQG encoded by the coding sequence TTGCGCACCGTCGGAGTGGAGGAGGAACTCCTCCTGGTCGATCCGGAGACCGGCGAACCGCGGGCGATGTCCGCCGCCGTACTGGCCCGGGCCGCGCAGGACCCGGCCGAGAGAGACGTATTCGAGAAGGAACTCCACGACCAGATGTTGGAGTTCGCCACGCATCCGCAGGCGGACATGAAGCGTCTGCACGCCGAGATCGTCCGCTGCCGTGAGGAGGCCGCGCGGCACGCCGGAGGGATCGGCTGCGCCGTCGCCGCGCTCGCCACCTCGCCGCTGCCGGTCACCCCGGCCGTCGGGATGGGCCGCCGATACCAGTGGATGGCCGACCAGTACGGCGTCGTGGTCCACGAGCAGCTCGTCCTGGGCTGCCATGTGCATGTGTCGGTGGAGTCCGACGAGGAGGGCGTGGCCGTCATCGACCGGGTGCGGCCCTGGCTGCCGGTGCTGGCCGCGCTGAGCACGAACTCCCCCTTCTGGCAGGGCAAGGACAGCCGGTACAGCAGCTATCGCAGCCGCGTCTGGCAGCGCTGGCCGTCGGCCGGCCCGACCGAGCTGTTCGGGTCGGCGGAGCGCTATCACCGGCGGGTCGCGGACATGGTCGCCACCGGCACCATCCTCGACGAGGCGATGATCTACTTCGACGTCCGACTCTCCCAGCGCTATCCGACCGTGGAGTTCCGGGTCGCGGACGTCTGCCTGCACTCGGACACCGCCGCCCTCATAGCCACGCTGGCGCGGGCCCTGGTGGAGACGGCGGCCCGGGAGTGGCGGGAGGGACGGGAGCCCGCCGATCCCAGCGTGAGCCTGCTGCGGCTCGCGGCCTGGCGGGCCGCCCGCTCCGGGCTGACGGAGGAACTGCTCCATCCGGCGACCATGCGGCGGATGCCCGCCGAGACGGTCGTACGGGCGCTGCTGGAGCATGTCGGAAAAGCGCTGGAGGCCTCCGGCGACTACGACCGGGCCCACGAGTCCGTGGCCGAGCTGCTGCGGAACGGCAACGGCGCCCGGGTCCAGCGGGAGCTGCTGGAGCGCACGGGGAGCCTGCGGGACGTCGTCACCGAGTGCGTGCGCCGCACCCAGGGCTGA
- a CDS encoding PRC-barrel domain-containing protein, whose amino-acid sequence MPTNSIWSYPPQSGHVEGQDLTGCTVAASDGTIGHVDREADHHGMRHLVVDTGVWIFGRSVLVPVGVVTDIDAGAGKVTVACTRAEVKAAPRFRTDSETMDRAYLTAVGDYYHGLPPRQAPVT is encoded by the coding sequence TTGCCCACGAACAGCATCTGGTCGTACCCGCCGCAGAGCGGACATGTGGAGGGTCAGGACCTGACGGGCTGCACCGTCGCCGCGAGCGACGGCACCATCGGCCATGTGGACCGGGAGGCCGACCACCACGGCATGCGGCACCTCGTCGTCGACACCGGCGTATGGATCTTCGGCCGGAGCGTTCTCGTGCCGGTCGGCGTCGTGACGGACATCGACGCCGGCGCCGGGAAGGTCACGGTGGCCTGCACCAGGGCCGAGGTCAAGGCCGCTCCCCGCTTCCGCACCGACAGCGAGACCATGGACCGTGCGTACCTCACGGCCGTGGGGGACTACTATCACGGGCTGCCGCCTCGGCAGGCCCCTGTGACCTGA
- a CDS encoding AMP-dependent synthetase/ligase yields MRDVAPALPAAPLPTGGLADSVFERAARTPDLPMLARRTGTAPDVWEEVTAAAVRDEVVGVAKGLIASGIAPADRVALMARTRYEWTILSHALWAVGAEVVPVYPSSSREQVAWILRDAGCVAAAVEDEQALMTVGSVCASLPLLRHVWQLDAGALAELTARGSCLPSAAVDSLRRIVPPDSTAVVAYTSGTTGRAMGCLLSHRNLASVCDTLLAGWGHTAAPPGEQGAVLAFLPFSHVYGLMVQGLCVRGGLLMGHEPDLGPQALTAALRSFRPTYFYAVPSVFENLYKGLLRTAQRTGRGALFARAAETARDFAAASERQRLGRGPGPGLDLRLQHALYERTVYRRLRQALGGRVRRAVSGGSPLSPELSRFFEGIGVYVHDGYGLTETGGGVTMQPLGREKSGTVGQALPGTRIRVAADGEILVRGPSVFRGYAGDEAATGAALRDGWLATGDLGHLDQEGYLTITGRKKDVIITSGGKSVAPAVLEQRLRMHPLVHQAVVVGDNRPCVGALITLDPEFLAHWRAGLALQGDAPLREAREENALREEVARAVAAANSAVSRSESIRVFRVLAEPFDVAGGLLTPSMKLRRNEIVRTYASEIEAMYATRPGRRSPAGPREPERWDDPDDVFLR; encoded by the coding sequence ATGCGCGACGTCGCTCCCGCCCTGCCGGCCGCCCCGCTCCCGACCGGTGGGCTGGCCGACAGCGTCTTCGAGCGGGCGGCCCGCACCCCGGACCTGCCGATGCTGGCCCGCCGCACCGGCACGGCGCCGGACGTCTGGGAGGAGGTGACGGCCGCCGCCGTCCGCGACGAGGTGGTCGGCGTGGCCAAGGGGCTGATCGCCTCCGGGATCGCCCCGGCCGACCGCGTCGCGCTGATGGCGCGCACCCGCTACGAGTGGACGATCCTCAGTCACGCCCTGTGGGCGGTGGGCGCCGAGGTGGTCCCCGTCTATCCGTCCTCCTCCCGGGAGCAGGTGGCGTGGATCCTGCGCGACGCCGGCTGCGTGGCCGCGGCGGTCGAGGACGAGCAGGCTCTGATGACCGTGGGCTCGGTGTGCGCCTCGCTGCCGCTGCTGCGCCATGTGTGGCAACTGGACGCGGGCGCGCTGGCCGAGCTCACGGCCCGGGGCTCCTGTCTGCCGTCGGCCGCGGTGGACTCGTTGCGCCGGATCGTGCCGCCGGACTCCACGGCGGTGGTCGCCTACACCTCCGGCACCACCGGCCGGGCCATGGGCTGTCTCCTGAGCCACCGGAACCTGGCCTCCGTCTGCGACACACTGCTCGCCGGCTGGGGGCACACGGCCGCGCCGCCGGGAGAGCAGGGAGCCGTGCTCGCCTTCCTGCCGTTCTCGCATGTGTACGGGCTGATGGTGCAGGGCTTGTGCGTGCGCGGCGGCCTGCTCATGGGGCACGAGCCGGACCTGGGGCCACAGGCCCTGACGGCGGCGCTGCGCTCCTTCCGCCCCACGTACTTCTACGCCGTCCCGTCGGTGTTCGAGAACCTCTACAAGGGGCTGCTGCGCACCGCCCAGCGGACGGGCCGCGGGGCGCTGTTCGCGCGGGCGGCCGAGACGGCGCGGGATTTCGCCGCGGCGTCGGAGCGGCAGCGGCTGGGCCGGGGCCCCGGGCCCGGTCTCGACCTGCGGCTCCAGCACGCCCTGTACGAGCGGACGGTGTACCGCCGGCTGCGGCAGGCCCTGGGCGGCCGGGTGCGCCGGGCGGTGTCCGGCGGTTCGCCGCTGAGCCCCGAGCTGTCCCGGTTCTTCGAGGGCATCGGCGTCTACGTCCACGACGGGTACGGGCTGACGGAGACCGGGGGCGGGGTGACGATGCAGCCGCTGGGCCGGGAGAAGTCCGGGACCGTCGGGCAGGCCCTGCCCGGCACCCGGATCCGGGTGGCCGCCGACGGGGAGATTTTGGTGCGCGGGCCGTCCGTGTTCCGGGGGTACGCCGGCGACGAGGCCGCCACCGGGGCGGCGCTGCGCGACGGCTGGCTGGCCACCGGCGACCTCGGGCACCTGGACCAGGAGGGCTATCTGACGATCACCGGCCGCAAGAAGGACGTCATCATCACCAGCGGCGGCAAGAGCGTGGCGCCCGCCGTCCTGGAGCAGCGGCTGCGGATGCACCCGCTCGTCCACCAGGCGGTGGTCGTGGGCGACAACCGGCCCTGCGTCGGGGCGCTGATCACCCTGGATCCGGAGTTCCTGGCGCACTGGCGGGCGGGGCTGGCACTGCAGGGCGACGCGCCGCTGCGGGAGGCCCGTGAGGAGAACGCCCTGCGGGAGGAGGTCGCGCGCGCCGTGGCCGCCGCCAACAGCGCGGTGTCGCGTTCGGAGTCGATCCGGGTCTTCCGGGTGCTGGCGGAGCCGTTCGACGTGGCGGGCGGACTCCTCACGCCGTCGATGAAGCTGCGCCGGAACGAGATCGTGCGGACCTACGCCTCGGAGATCGAGGCGATGTACGCGACTCGGCCCGGCCGGCGATCGCCGGCCGGGCCGAGGGAACCGGAGCGGTGGGACGACCCGGACGATGTGTTCCTCCGCTGA
- a CDS encoding ATP-binding protein: MAAEPRWDKTLGSEEITNRTAGFAGELHNVTGARLVAEEFLYDLSRVSPPSAPEHWDDILLVVTELAANAVQYAPGPFELTLRRTFDGVHVVMHDTSTTPPAPRPFHPSRGGGGIGWHLVHTLSDQVSVVTHERGKEIHVFLPW, encoded by the coding sequence ATGGCAGCCGAGCCGCGTTGGGACAAGACACTGGGTTCCGAAGAGATCACGAACCGCACCGCCGGGTTCGCCGGCGAGTTGCACAACGTGACGGGTGCGCGTCTGGTCGCGGAGGAGTTCCTCTACGACCTGTCACGCGTGTCACCCCCGTCGGCCCCCGAACACTGGGACGACATCCTGCTGGTCGTCACGGAGCTGGCCGCGAACGCGGTCCAGTACGCCCCGGGACCCTTCGAGCTGACCCTGCGCCGCACGTTCGACGGCGTGCACGTGGTGATGCACGACACGAGCACGACGCCGCCGGCGCCCCGCCCCTTCCACCCCAGCCGCGGCGGTGGCGGCATCGGCTGGCATCTGGTCCATACGCTCAGCGATCAGGTGAGTGTCGTCACTCACGAGCGGGGCAAGGAGATCCACGTCTTCCTCCCCTGGTGA
- a CDS encoding DUF6480 family protein: MSYTNPDPEPERTTGLEPGGGVPPGETPPAESSMPEAGPREVHNPPKGWAKAPLALILGLVVLVAAFFLVYALILIF; encoded by the coding sequence ATGAGTTACACGAATCCCGATCCCGAGCCCGAGCGCACGACCGGTCTGGAGCCGGGAGGCGGCGTGCCGCCCGGCGAGACCCCGCCGGCCGAGAGCAGCATGCCCGAGGCGGGCCCGCGCGAGGTGCACAACCCGCCCAAGGGGTGGGCGAAGGCGCCGCTGGCCCTGATCCTCGGCCTGGTGGTCCTGGTCGCGGCCTTCTTCCTGGTGTACGCCCTGATCCTGATCTTCTGA
- a CDS encoding maltokinase N-terminal cap-like domain-containing protein — translation MPKTASLRPRRTRLAEPMASLGGLLREWLPRQRWFAGKDRPVTDLGLLSMTELFPGCLHLLVHAGHGTVPAPGGAPPAGDCYQLLLGVREHPAPRLGRALIGQVQEGPLAGRTVYDALHDPRTAQLLLERLRHPGKAGPLRFECDPSRPVPGGLVPRLLDAEQSNSSLVYGDEFILKLFRRIQPGVNPDLEVPGALARQGCGRVPAPVAWFRTTYPYEATLGVLQPFLPGAADGWTLALNALASGDVFTAQAYELGRATAEVHLALASAFPNGAPGENGRTAAAMTERLTAAAHCVPALQPFVPRLRAAFAALATCDVGPPAQRIHGDLHLGQVLRAGREWFVIDFEGEPSRPLAERRSAHSPVRDVAGMLRSFDYAARQRRPWRPEWARRCREAYCAGYAAHAGWDPRKKHGLLRAYETDRAVYEVLYEARHRPDWLPVPMAAIERLAVRGD, via the coding sequence ATGCCGAAGACCGCATCCCTGCGCCCGCGACGTACACGCCTCGCCGAGCCCATGGCGTCGCTCGGCGGGTTGTTGCGCGAGTGGCTGCCCCGGCAGCGCTGGTTCGCGGGCAAGGACCGGCCCGTCACCGACCTCGGCCTGCTGTCGATGACCGAGCTCTTCCCGGGCTGTCTGCACCTGCTGGTCCACGCGGGCCACGGCACCGTGCCCGCGCCCGGCGGCGCTCCCCCGGCCGGCGACTGCTACCAACTGCTGCTCGGGGTGCGCGAGCATCCGGCACCCCGGCTGGGCCGGGCGCTGATCGGCCAGGTGCAGGAGGGTCCGCTGGCCGGGCGCACGGTCTACGACGCGCTGCACGATCCCCGGACGGCGCAGTTGCTCCTGGAGCGGCTGCGGCACCCCGGCAAGGCCGGTCCGCTGCGCTTCGAGTGCGACCCCTCCCGGCCGGTGCCGGGCGGGCTGGTGCCGCGGCTGCTGGACGCCGAGCAGTCCAACTCCTCGCTCGTGTACGGCGACGAGTTCATCCTCAAGCTCTTCCGGCGCATCCAGCCCGGCGTCAACCCGGATCTGGAGGTGCCGGGCGCGCTGGCCCGGCAGGGCTGCGGCCGGGTCCCCGCCCCCGTGGCGTGGTTCCGTACCACCTACCCCTACGAGGCGACCCTCGGTGTGCTCCAGCCGTTCCTGCCGGGCGCGGCCGACGGCTGGACGCTGGCGCTGAACGCGCTGGCCTCGGGGGACGTCTTCACCGCGCAAGCCTACGAGCTGGGCCGGGCGACGGCGGAGGTGCACCTGGCGCTGGCCTCCGCCTTCCCCAACGGCGCCCCCGGTGAGAACGGGCGCACGGCTGCGGCGATGACCGAGCGGCTGACCGCCGCCGCGCACTGCGTGCCGGCGCTCCAGCCGTTCGTGCCGCGGCTGCGGGCCGCCTTCGCCGCGCTCGCCACCTGCGACGTCGGGCCTCCCGCCCAGCGCATCCACGGCGACCTGCACCTGGGCCAGGTGCTGCGGGCCGGCCGCGAGTGGTTCGTCATCGACTTCGAGGGCGAGCCGTCCCGCCCGCTGGCCGAGCGGCGCAGCGCCCACTCCCCCGTGCGGGACGTCGCCGGCATGCTGCGCTCCTTCGACTACGCCGCCCGCCAGCGCCGCCCGTGGCGTCCGGAGTGGGCCCGCCGCTGCCGCGAGGCGTACTGCGCGGGCTACGCCGCCCACGCCGGGTGGGACCCGCGCAAGAAGCACGGCCTGCTGCGCGCCTACGAGACGGACCGGGCCGTGTACGAGGTGCTGTACGAGGCGCGGCACCGCCCCGACTGGCTTCCCGTTCCCATGGCGGCGATCGAACGACTCGCCGTGAGAGGAGACTGA